The Festucalex cinctus isolate MCC-2025b chromosome 12, RoL_Fcin_1.0, whole genome shotgun sequence genome segment cgtattgtttgtttttgttaaagctAATGTTCACCCTCgtcccttctttccttcttttcttctttgtcGCTTCGCGGCTTCTTCTGGCGTTTAAAGGGCGGTATACAAACTGGATTAGCGCATTACCGCCTCCCATTGATTTACAATGATTACTGCTTTTGCTTACATGCTAAACAAAGTTCAAAGTTAGTTTGCGCGAGATCTCAGAGGGGGTTCACagcaattgtaaaaaaaataaaaaataaaaaataatccactttgtttttttaacttgttaaaaaaaagtgaccaccCCGCCTCTTTGGGGTTGAAATATTAATACACCTTTTGtgactctgaaaattttcagacacatCTCATATGATAAAAATTGAAAGTCTGTATAATATTTAGGAACAGAGTTTTTAGGTTCAAGTTTTCCACAGGAAGTCGACGTTACGTCACAAGCTGCCATTTTGTGGTCGAGGAGACGACAACTGTATCGCAGTGAAAAAGGCGAGTGCATGCTGAGTTGGCAGCATATTTTTCGGCGAAATCGTAAAAAACATCACTTTCCAGAATGTCGAAGATGCGCTGCGCCATCGATTGTTTTGCCAGTAAAGCAAAGCAGTTGGAGAGGAGGTTTGACGGAAAAAGTACTTTTCTCTTGCTCCGCAAATGCCCGACTTGGTTGTGACGGGCGACACGTGGAGTCATGTACATCGTCACAGGTTTCTCGCTTGCTTGATGGTTAGTATGTTATCTTTTGTCGAGAAACTGTTAAGAGAAGCGTCTTATTAAACTGAGTGTCTGTACGATATTTTAGTTCAGCATCACCGTGTGTTAGCCAGCCTGCTTAGTTTGTTCCATCCATTCTGTAAAGCGCGTATCCTCACAAGGCTCacaatacaattttattttactggtcactaaaaatgaaaacgtaCCTCAATGTTACAATGTCGACAAATCGAATTCGATATGACTCGAGAGCAGCACCGCTAAACTGATTGTGGAATGGCCTCGTGGCTGGCTGACATGTGCTCGTGTGGCTAATGCTAACCTACTCGTAGCTTGAGAACATCCTCGAAGTTTTAACTATAAGTGTcgatgttttaatgtttttcccTCTCATAACGTGTATTCGTGGAACTTTAAACGAGCAAATAAACCGAGTCTTGGAGTCGATGAATTATTGGCCTTGTATtcaattttgtaatcatggccAAAACTAGATAGCAAGTTTAATACGGAATACGccaatttatttgaatataCTAAATTATTTTATGCACCCTCCCCCAACCCAGCCTCCACAGTTGTGCATATGCAATTTGAGGACGTGGATATTTCTGATGACTGATAAATTCTTATATGCTGAATTTGCATGCAAGTGTACATTATAAAACCCTGAACATTACACAACGTTGATGTAGTTCAGTGCCATTTTGACTCTTGCTGCATCTTTGACAGCCTGGGCTCTCTTTTTGTGAGACATTCTgggttaaattttttttagatgcaACAATAACTGTCCCTGCGCTTTCTGCACACCTGTCTTGTGGTGTATCGGATTGAATAGGGGACTACAAATTAACATTGATACCGGAAAAATGTGCTTGGCAAACTTATCTGACTGAAATTTTGACATtgtcttattatttttattttgcccaGGGTCAAAGGAAGACTGGAAACAGAATGATTCTGATAGTGTTCTCCTACTATTCGTGGGTGTTCCGAACAGATCTCTGCTGCAAAAAAATCTGTAAGTGATTGTAATAtctgttcatttatttaatattaataattgacAAACCTATCAACTCAAAACAGGATACCACAAGATGCTCCTTGATTCACTTCCactagttccttggcaccaagatgacATATTATAGCTGCAAATACTTTGATTGCTTTGGTTGGAGTACAAAAACAGTGTTATGAGTCACAAATTCTGCACCAGGAATAAGAGGGGTTGACGTTGACTGTTAAACTCAGTATGATTCTACTTTAACATTGTGATAAGTGTGAATCTCAGCTGCATCGTTGACAGCCTGGGCTCTtcggggaaaaaatgaaatttctgATTATGTCAACTCCTTTGATCAAAATACCTACATCCCATCTGTTGTCTTTTTGTCCAGTGTTAGGGAAGAGAAACAGGATCAACTATTCTACATTGCGGCAATGGTGGAGAAAGCTGACGTCACCAAACAGCCACTGAGTCTTCATGTTGGTCTGAGGGAAAATATGTTTTAGAATGTTGTGCAAGTCTCGATGGGGCCAGATCGACCAGTTCCACTTCAATTCCCATCAGGTCAGTGCTGGTTGTCTTCCCAAATTGGGCCACGCTTTGTGATGCATCCACTGATAGACCTGAAGCAAGTTGCATTGGCTTCTAGGTTTGCAAAGAGATGCAAAACTAAACTTTCCTCTTGCTTTCTGACTGCTACACTCTTACTTGGCAGCACAGTTTGAATTGGGGAATACAGCTTCAGGTTATACTTCTCTTTCTCTGGTCTCTTCAAACATTTGTTATATCTGAGgtgtcatttgtgtattttgcCCACATTTGTCATTAATTTGTGTAGACTGATTTCAGTTGGCATCTGTAGAGTCAGTTCAAACATTTCAGTTGGGGCAGAATCACAAATTGGACATCTGTGGGTTGGGTCTGTGCACCTTTTCAAATGCTGGTTGTAAGCATTTCAGTGTGGTGCTTGGGCCAAggcaaactatttaaaaaaaaaagaaaagaacaaagcCCTCTGCTTAAGATTTCTCATAGATAAGTTGTAGATATTTGCACcgtctggcaaaaaaaaagctcatcttGTTTCTAAAGCTCCTACTGAGCAGTTTTATCTTTGGCTGTGAGGTTTATTACATCAGTGGTTATTCACTCTGTATGCTTTCTTTCAGGAGGAATGTGTCTTCTGGTAGGACGAAGTTGATGTTACCACCTGTGACAGCCTGGCAACCCCTCTACCCATCAAAATTTCCACCTTGCCCCGACTTGGATGCAGTGAAGCTGAAAGCTCATTTTGCAACCCCAGTGTTCACGCAACCCAAGAAGTGACCAAATGAGAGGGCTATTTGCTCGGGGAAGCATgctattaattaaaattttaaacgtGTTAACTAGCAGTCTGACATTAAGCCTTTTTGGTGGCCTTGTATATTCATCATATACAAcctctagcaaaaagtatgcaaTCACCAGTCGTGGACGAGCACTCAGATGTTTTATTCTCAGATAAATATATAAtctttatttccctgcacttgctttaTAAAAGTAACATATCATTTGACGTGATAATCTGGTGATGAAATTAACtttgcatcctttttttttttctttttttttttcttttttttttttccttgccacCATTTCTGTGGACTCGCTATTGCTGGTATGAATATGTTAAGGCTAGGGGATGGGTGCTTAGGCTAGCTGAAGTTAGCAACATCACGCTAACCTCAATTCATGCCCCTTTATGCAGTCTTGTGCGCTTAAAAGGTGGGTTAGTCTTTGCTCATTTGGTCCAACTGTGCATATTCGGGCCATTTTTATTagtattacacattttgttgttacAGGGCAAATGGGCACCAAGTATTGGAACAAcgtaaaggtaaaaaaaacacacacatagagTAAGGATGAGATGCTTACTacataaattgaaataaaatcatatttattgCAAttggttttaaaattaaaactttaaaaaaatcagctaagcttaaaaaaaaaaaaaaaagtaaaaaacttAAGGGGCAGCGGTGTGTCACCGTGTCCATCATAAGCCTATTAAaactccccccccaaaacacaaaatttacAAACATTTCCATAGTTTGTCACACGCAAACCTGAAGGGTTTGGAAACCGAGGTTCCATGGTACACTTGATGATGGGGTAGTCCCCATCGGACCAAATGTTGCCCATTTGTCCTATTCGTCTGATTTTTCCTCGCCTTGATAATGTCGATATTCGGGCTTTAGCTCCCAAGTGTTCTTATGTGTCCCCTTCACATTGTAGATGCCAATGTCACGCAGGATTTCCTTCAGGTAAATCTGTGAACAAGAGTCATTTTTAGAAAATACTACTAGTCACGCAGTAATTGTGTTCAGTTACCATTGTAGTGAGTACAATTAAAGCTGGAACTGTTTGCAAGGTGTACCAAAGTatgtttaaataaacaaaagcaaTGAAATGTTAAATGTTGTCTACTGCACTTTATCAAACGTAAATTTCCATAAAGTTGCCAAGTTTGTGTACAGTAGCAGTTTTTCATCTGTTACTGTgggcaaaatataaataaatgaagctaAAATTAATACTATTATTTAAATAACACGGTCTTACCACAGGCTGCTTGGTAATATCCACCAGGTCTTTGATGTTGTAGTATTGGTGCTTCTCAAAAGCAGAAAATAACATGTCCAGCACCTGCTGCTTGTCCGCTCGTGCTCTCTTGCCCTCCTCCTTCTTTTTCCTCTCATACTCCATCTGACAGACATGAAGCagataaatatttattatcCAAGTCAAAATTGCGATGCATGCATATGCCCAAATTGCTAGTAACGTTGGAGGTAATACAGTATGAAAATATACACCCACAAGCTACATAAGGTAAGATGCACCAGTATCATTTAAAGTGATCTTGTTTAAGAGCTGTAGCATCATTGTACAAAAGGTGGGCGAATGATTTCACAGGTCTTGCATTGCCGTCATGAGATAATATGAAAGCGGACAAACGTGAGATCTGTTCTTACATTGTACGCGTGGTTAGCCACAGGTTTGTAGTTGTTGGTGACTGCTTTAGTCAACTGTTGTGACAGACGGATCGGCTTGGTGGACTCTTCAATTTGTAACCTATTTCAAGATCAAcatgaacattttgttttggtttttgtgcAAAGGTACAATTGAAGACATGCAGCCAGTGGAAAATATTCAAACAAGAGAAGCAATACTTGTAATAAAAATTCTCAGTGCAGCAGTATTGAAAGTACAATATAAGCACTTAATCATAGCACATTTCTTaaatgtggcatttttttttattgagtaaTATACGTTCTAAATTGAGTTTCACATAGGACACAAGCCACTCTCACCTCTTGAGCTTCATATAGCCTTCACTTACTGCTGGCCTGCAATCTGCTCTCTGCACCACAACTCCCTCCAAGGCAATTTTATCTGGAGGGGAGTAAAAAATACATATCACAACTTAGTccatagtttagttttttttccctccttaatTTTCTTTATAAGAAACCAACAGACTAATCCCATCTGTTGaatactgtattaaaaatagAGCTATTGAACAAGCACTTGGTGTTCACCGTCTAGCAATTACAGAAGTACAGTAGTTCTTTTAGTCACCAACAATCCCATGGTGCATtcctttaacttttattttactgcaaGTACTGTAAATGTGAAAAACCTGTTTCCAGTATCCCTGTTACACAACTTGACATGTATTGTGTGTATACCTTTGTTTTACACAAACATTCAATTTGTAACatacaatattaataaataatctaCTTAAGACACCTTGTATTTGACCTTTGCATATAAATGTTTGGATCACAAAGCCATGAAAATCTATTTCGAGTTAGGGTGTGCATCTTCCGGGGTATATCATTCAtcgcaacaaaaaatattgtcattttATGATGAAAAGTAATATCActcgtttgtttgtgtgtgattCACCCAAAATGGTGAACTCACCTGGACCAGCCCCTGCCCCCGAACCTGAGCTGCCACCATCAGATCTTTCTTCTGATTGGCCTACAggggggagggagggatggcataaaaaaaaaaaaaagtatatatcggGATGGAAAATAAGAGGGAGGAAGGGATTGCACAATCAGAGCCACTCCCAGGGTTTAGTTGTACACGCTTTGTCGCGGGGAAAATGAATTTAAGTGAAATGTGTTGAGCACACCAGCGCGCAAACACCAGCAAAGCAAGCACGCTCTCACAAGCAGAAGTACATAAACCCTACAACAGACGGTGCAGCCCAAATACACAAAAGTGACACTAGGCAAGATCACTGGCCACAACATTTGTACTGCCACATCTAATTATTTGCTGTGGTAGAGCTGTCTTGCAGGATATTAAAGGTTTCTAATAATTGTTTACACAGCTTGTTTTGAAGgccgtacctaatgaagtgtcctgtGAGTGCACTCcgatttacagtagaaaaatcAACACTACACTTCTGCTTTTGCTTCTATTTTTCATGAGCTCAAAAGACTGGTGACAAGGTggatttctctcaaatattgtccaCAAATCTGTTGAGATGTATCCACCTCACTAGTGTGGCATGACAAGAATTATTACACAGGTGTGACTTATAGGTTGACCGCAATAAAACGGCATTctaaaacattttacaatttcacAATTTTACGGTTTGGGAGGATCCAAGGGTGTCAATATTAATCACCCACCTAAAATAATGGCCCAAgcaattttttgaaaaacataaCCAAATActaattttattatatttatatataattttatttcagGGATGGAACTGAATAATCAATTTAACTAAAGATGTAGTTTTGATGCATGACATTTTCTACCTAGAAGCAACCGACTGTTCGGGAAATTCCCGATGACCACCACGCCCCTGGTTTCATGCAACAAGAAAACATAACGGTCTTCTGAGGGAAGCTGGAAACTACAATGTGGCCCGCCACAAAAATTTGTTCGACAGCCCTGCTATACATATGcagctctttaactcatttcaatgttccttggcaccaagatgcctcaagatggcgccaaagcaatacTTTATATTGGTCAAGTActttggcctgagcacaaaaacaaccCATGGATGGGTTTTCAGCAATAAGGTAGGTTCCAAAAGAACAATCAGTAAATAGGTTGAATCCAAAGGAAAGCTTATTATTATCAGTTTATGAATAAGGTTGCCTTAAGTAAATGCTCAAAGTAAACATTGCTTGACATATATGctgttaaaaatacatttacactcTCGTGAACGCCTTGATTCAAATTATTGCAATGATGAGTGGCTGACAAGAACTAGCATAactaaataaatttatataGACCATCAAAATGGTTACTCTCGTTTTCAAATTTCCTGTCATTTATTTCCTCCAAGGAAATCACACAATTTGGGAGAAACCACCGAGAGGTCACATAAGAGCAAGCTTTGTAGGCAAGACTGCATGGAAAGCCAGCAAACGCGGGCACCTTCACCAAGTGGAGAAACTTACCTTTGTACTGTAGAGCAAACCAGTATTATTTTTCAGCAATTCAGAGAAAACACCAACCAGCATTCCGAAGTCAAgctcaaagaagaagaaaacaagctCACCCGATGACGTCTCCGTGAATACTGCCAATGTCTGACCTCCCACTGTCTGCATTGTCAATGGGTGTTCCCGCGGAGCAGACACTGTCTTGTCTTCTATACCCTCAATCACAGTCAACTCTTCATTTAAAGTAAAAGACACCTGTAAGTTACATTTCTGTTAAAATTTGCATTGCTCATTTATAACCCACCCAATTCATAGTACAGTTAGACTGTACAGGGAGTGATGACTAAGATGAAGGCCAGGCCAACATATTCCACTAGGATAACTACCCAATAAAACAGTTGCAGATGGTTGTCATTGATAAACAGTAGTATGGTTCTTACCTCTGGTTTCCCTTGGTTTCCTTTCCTTGAAAGAAGAAAACAATGATTGTGTTAATAAACcagaataaaaaattgcaactttgtaaaattaaataaaaggaAGCCTTACACAGTTTAATCAGTAGAAATGATCTTAATCTCATTATGTCATAAATATCAAACATAAATGACCAGAAGTagcaaattaaaaacacaagCTTTTATTCTCCTTGCTGTTATGATTACACATACTTGGAGATTCTGAGTTTTCCAACTTCGCCTCTTCCTGTGGCCTTTTCCCATTGATGAGAGAGGTACTTGGGCACCTGCGTTCAGAGTCAGAACGCATTTGTTTACTTGATGCATTTCAAGAGAAGCTGAATACCCCACACATAGGCAATAAACCGCTTAACAATTGATATTACCGAAAAACATACAACTATAAGTCTTGGAACTAAAACTATTGGTACAAACACGGTACAACTACTAATCTTAATGTTATGCTGAACAACCACGACTAACGACATG includes the following:
- the LOC144032152 gene encoding general transcription factor IIF subunit 2-like isoform X2 — encoded protein: MSEKAGEVDLTGAKLNTGVWLVKVPKYLSHQWEKATGRGEVGKLRISKKGNQGKPEVSFTLNEELTVIEGIEDKTVSAPREHPLTMQTVGGQTLAVFTETSSDKIALEGVVVQRADCRPAVSEGYMKLKRLQIEESTKPIRLSQQLTKAVTNNYKPVANHAYNMEYERKKKEEGKRARADKQQVLDMLFSAFEKHQYYNIKDLVDITKQPVIYLKEILRDIGIYNVKGTHKNTWELKPEYRHYQGEEKSDE
- the LOC144032152 gene encoding general transcription factor IIF subunit 2-like isoform X1, translated to MSEKAGEVDLTGAKLNTGVWLVKVPKYLSHQWEKATGRGEVGKLRISKKGNQGKPEVSFTLNEELTVIEGIEDKTVSAPREHPLTMQTVGGQTLAVFTETSSGQSEERSDGGSSGSGAGAGPDKIALEGVVVQRADCRPAVSEGYMKLKRLQIEESTKPIRLSQQLTKAVTNNYKPVANHAYNMEYERKKKEEGKRARADKQQVLDMLFSAFEKHQYYNIKDLVDITKQPVIYLKEILRDIGIYNVKGTHKNTWELKPEYRHYQGEEKSDE